In the genome of Nymphaea colorata isolate Beijing-Zhang1983 chromosome 9, ASM883128v2, whole genome shotgun sequence, one region contains:
- the LOC116260546 gene encoding alcohol dehydrogenase-like 6 isoform X2, translated as MASSSAPPQVLRCKAAVAWGAGEPLVMEEVEVDPPGPMELRVKVVCTSLCRSDVNQWESQRLRRYATATWPYSNLRVVESVGDGVDEFKVGDHVLTTFIGECGKCRHCVSGKSNMCQLLGLERRGLMHSDQKTRFSVNGKHVYHYCGVSSFSEYTVVHCRCAVKIPVTAPMDKLCLLSCGVAAGLGAAWKVANVMEGSTVAIFGLGTVGLSVAQGAKLRGASRVIGVDTNPRKFEKGKAFGVTDFINPIDSSEPVHQVIRGITDGGVDYAFECVGDTGVVSTALQSCCDGWGLTVILGVPKMKPEVSAHYGLLLSGRTLKGTLFGGWKPKSELPKLVEMYLNKDIQIDELITNNFSFDDINEAFNLMKEGKCLRCVIHIS; from the exons ATGGCGTCTTCCTCGGCCCCCCCTCAAGTTCTGAGATGCAAGG CTGCGGTGGCATGGGGAGCAGGGGAGCCTCTGGTGATGGAAGAGGTGGAGGTTGATCCGCCCGGACCCATGGAACTGCGCGTTAAGGTTGTCTGCACATCGCTCTGCCGGAGCGACGTCAACCAATGGGAGTCCCAG AGGTTGAGACGTTATGCAACGGCAACTTGGCCTTATAGTAACTTAAG AGTCGTTGAAAGTGTTGGTGATGGAGTGGACGAATTTAAGGTGGGAGATCACGTACTTACTACATTCATAGGTGAATGTGGTAAATGTAGGCATTGCGTTTCTGGTAAAAGCAACATGTGCCAGCTGCTGGGATTGGAAAGGAGAGGTCTAATGCACAGCGATCAGAAAACCCGGTTTTCTGTGAACGGGAAGCATGTTTATCACTATTGTGGAGTATCAAGCTTTAGTGAGTATACAGTAGTACATTGTCGGTGCGCTGTTAAGATCCCTGTGACAGCCCCTATGGACAAATTGTGTCTTCTCAGCTGCGGTGTAGCTGCAG gGCTTGGTGCAGCTTGGAAAGTAGCAAATGTGATGGAAGGATCCACAGTGGCCATTTTTGGCCTTGGAACAGTTGGTCTTTCT GTTGCTCAAGGTGCCAAACTAAGAGGGGCATCTCGTGTAATCGGTGTAGATACAAATCCCAGAAAGTTTGAGAAAG GCAAAGCTTTCGGTGTAACAGATTTCATAAATCCAATTGATAGCAGTGAGCCAGTTCATCAG GTTATTAGAGGTATTACTGATGGAGGAGTTGACTATGCATTTGAATGTGTTGGTGATACTGGAGTTGTTTCCACTGCCTTGCAATCCTGCTGTGAT GGTTGGGGCTTGACAGTGATTCTTGGGGTGCCAAAAATGAAACCTGAGGTGTCTGCCCATTATGGACTACTGCTGTCAGGCAGAACCTTGAAGGGTACTTTATTTGGTGGATGGAAGCCCAAATCTGAGTTGCCCAAGCTTGTGGAGATGTACTTAAATAAG GATATTCAGATCGATGAACTGATCACAAATAACTTCTCATTTGATGATATAAACGAAGCATTCAACTTGATGAAAGAAGGCAAATGTTTGCGTTGTGTTATCCACATCagctaa
- the LOC116260516 gene encoding ABC transporter G family member 11, producing the protein MNSQHVMMEIEANKPPHGVITGVAMSPLSETLWREKTDTELIGDVSAKLTWKDLTVTVTVGSGETHKVLEGLTGYAEPGSLMALMGPSGSGKSTLLDALAGRLATNAFLSGSVLLNGRKRKLSFGTAAYVTQDDHLLGTLTVRETISYSARFRLPDKMPLSERQALVESTIIEMGLQDCADTPIGNWHLRGVSGGEKRRVSIALEILMRPRLLFLDEPTSGLDSASAFFVTQTLRSLARDGRTVIASIHQPSSEVFELFDRLCLLSGGRLVYFGKASDAHQFFAQAGFPCPPLRNPSDHFLRCINADFDKVKATLKGSMKLRFERSDDPLDKITTGEAIRTLLDAYDKSQYHYDALRRVDEISKIKGNILESGGSQASFLTQTVTLTRRSFINMSRDFGYYWLRLCIYLVVTICIGTIYWNVGTSYDSILARGSCGSFVFGFVTFMSIGGFPSFVEDMKVFQRERLNGHYGVLPFVISNTLSAVPYLVLITFASGTICYFMVRFHPGFVRFIFFVLCFYASVTVVESLMMAIASVVPNFLMGIIIGAGIQGIFMLVSGYFRLPKDIPKPVWKYPMSYISFHFWALQGQYQNDLSGLVFDNQFPYLPKISGDYILENVFQIDVARSKWWDLGVLYFMILVYRVIFFLMIKISEDFTPWLRGYIARRRMQKKGRNQGAVVSRDRISKSPSLRGYAAQGSNRS; encoded by the exons ATGAACTCCCAACACGTGATGATGGAGATAGAGGCGAACAAGCCCCCCCATGGGGTCATAACGGGAGTGGCGATGAGCCCACTGAGCGAGACGCTGTGGAGGGAGAAGACGGACACGGAGCTGATAGGCGACGTGTCGGCGAAGCTCACATGGAAGGACCTCACGGTGACCGTCACGGTGGGGAGCGGCGAGACGCACAAGGTGTTGGAAGGGCTGACCGGATATGCGGAGCCCGGCAGCCTCATGGCTCTCATGGGACCCTCCGGCTCCGGCAAGTCCACCCTCCTTGACGCGCTCGCCGGCAGACTCGCCACCAACGCCTTCCTCTCCGGCTCCGTCCTGCTTAATGGCCGCAAGAGGAAGCTCTCCTTCGGAACTGcc GCATACGTAACCCAGGACGACCACTTGCTGGGGACGTTGACAGTGAGGGAGACGATCTCCTACTCTGCCCGGTTCCGGCTGCCGGACAAGATGCCGCTGTCGGAGAGGCAGGCGTTGGTGGAGAGCACCATCATCGAGATGGGCCTTCAAGATTGTGCTGACACTCCCATTGGGAATTGGCATCTGCGTGGAGTCAGCGGAGGGGAAAAGAGGAGGGTCAGCATCGCCCTCGAAATTCTCATGAGGCCCAGATTGCTGTTCCTCGATGAGCCCACAAGTGGGCTGGACAG TGCCTCGGCATTCTTCGTGACTCAGACGCTACGTAGCCTTGCTAGAGATGGGCGCACGGTCATCGCATCAATCCACCAGCCAAGCAGCGAGGTTTTTGAGCTCTTTGACCGTTTATGCTTACTCTCAGGCGGCAGGCTGGTTTACTTTGGGAAGGCTTCGGACGCACATCAG TTTTTTGCACAAGCCGGATTCCCTTGCCCCCCACTGAGGAACCCATCTGACCATTTTCTTCGATGCATCAATGCGGACTTCGATAAGGTCAAAGCAACCCTGAAAGGATCCATGAAACTGAGG TTCGAGAGATCTGATGATCCTCTGGACAAGATAACAACCGGTGAAGCAATAAGGACCCTGCTTGATGCGTATGATAAGTCACAGTATCACTACGACGCATTGCGGAGAGTCGACGAGATATCTAAAATT AAAGGAAATATCTTGGAGTCGGGAGGAAGTCAGGCTAGTTTTTTGACGCAAACTGTCACTTTGACAAGGCGGTCGTTCATAAACATGTCAAGGGATTTTGGTTATTACTGGCTAAGGCTTTGTATTTACTTGGTGGTCACCATCTGCATTGGAACGATATACTGGAATGTTGGCACTAGCTATGACTCCATACTG GCGAGAGGCTCCTGCGGTTCCTTTGTTTTCGGTTTCGTCACGTTCATGTCAATTGGAGGATTTCCTTCCTTCGTGGAAGACATGAAG GTCTTTCAAAGGGAGAGGCTCAATGGTCACTATGGGGTTCTGCCATTTGTCATAagcaacactctttctgcagtTCCTTATCTGGTCCTGATCACCTTCGCATCAGGAACCATCTGTTACTTCATGGTCCGGTTCCATCCAGGGTTCGTCCGCTTTATATTCTTTGTCCTCTGCTTCTATGCAAGTGTTACAGTGGTCGAGAGCTTGATGATGGCAATAGCCAGTGTTGTCCCCAACTTCCTCATGGGAATTATTATAGGCGCTGGGATTCAG GGAATCTTCATGTTGGTATCTGGCTATTTCAGACTCCCAAAAGATATTCCAAAGCCAGTTTGGAAGTACCCAATGTCCTATATCAGCTTCCATTTCTGGGCTCTTCAG GGTCAATACCAAAACGATCTTTCAGGCTTGGTATTCGACAACCAATTTCCTTATCTTCCAAAGATTTCAGGAGATTACATACTCGAAAATGTCTTCCAGATTGACGTTGCCCGGTCTAAATGGTGGGATCTGGGCGTCCTTTACTTCATGATCCTCGTCTACAGGGTAATCTTCTTCCTCATGATCAAAATCAGTGAGGACTTTACTCCATGGTTGAGAGGTTATATAGCCAGGAGAAGAATGCAGAAGAAGGGACGGAACCAGGGTGCAGTTGTAAGCAGGGATCGTATTTCCAAGTCGCCTTCCTTGAGGGGCTATGCTGCCCAAGGATCGAACAGGTCGTAG
- the LOC116260546 gene encoding alcohol dehydrogenase-like 6 isoform X1, translated as MASSSAPPQVLRCKAAVAWGAGEPLVMEEVEVDPPGPMELRVKVVCTSLCRSDVNQWESQTAVPIFPRIYGHEAAGVVESVGDGVDEFKVGDHVLTTFIGECGKCRHCVSGKSNMCQLLGLERRGLMHSDQKTRFSVNGKHVYHYCGVSSFSEYTVVHCRCAVKIPVTAPMDKLCLLSCGVAAGLGAAWKVANVMEGSTVAIFGLGTVGLSVAQGAKLRGASRVIGVDTNPRKFEKGKAFGVTDFINPIDSSEPVHQVIRGITDGGVDYAFECVGDTGVVSTALQSCCDGWGLTVILGVPKMKPEVSAHYGLLLSGRTLKGTLFGGWKPKSELPKLVEMYLNKDIQIDELITNNFSFDDINEAFNLMKEGKCLRCVIHIS; from the exons ATGGCGTCTTCCTCGGCCCCCCCTCAAGTTCTGAGATGCAAGG CTGCGGTGGCATGGGGAGCAGGGGAGCCTCTGGTGATGGAAGAGGTGGAGGTTGATCCGCCCGGACCCATGGAACTGCGCGTTAAGGTTGTCTGCACATCGCTCTGCCGGAGCGACGTCAACCAATGGGAGTCCCAG ACTGCAGTTCCTATTTTTCCTCGAATATATGGACATGAAGCAGCAGG AGTCGTTGAAAGTGTTGGTGATGGAGTGGACGAATTTAAGGTGGGAGATCACGTACTTACTACATTCATAGGTGAATGTGGTAAATGTAGGCATTGCGTTTCTGGTAAAAGCAACATGTGCCAGCTGCTGGGATTGGAAAGGAGAGGTCTAATGCACAGCGATCAGAAAACCCGGTTTTCTGTGAACGGGAAGCATGTTTATCACTATTGTGGAGTATCAAGCTTTAGTGAGTATACAGTAGTACATTGTCGGTGCGCTGTTAAGATCCCTGTGACAGCCCCTATGGACAAATTGTGTCTTCTCAGCTGCGGTGTAGCTGCAG gGCTTGGTGCAGCTTGGAAAGTAGCAAATGTGATGGAAGGATCCACAGTGGCCATTTTTGGCCTTGGAACAGTTGGTCTTTCT GTTGCTCAAGGTGCCAAACTAAGAGGGGCATCTCGTGTAATCGGTGTAGATACAAATCCCAGAAAGTTTGAGAAAG GCAAAGCTTTCGGTGTAACAGATTTCATAAATCCAATTGATAGCAGTGAGCCAGTTCATCAG GTTATTAGAGGTATTACTGATGGAGGAGTTGACTATGCATTTGAATGTGTTGGTGATACTGGAGTTGTTTCCACTGCCTTGCAATCCTGCTGTGAT GGTTGGGGCTTGACAGTGATTCTTGGGGTGCCAAAAATGAAACCTGAGGTGTCTGCCCATTATGGACTACTGCTGTCAGGCAGAACCTTGAAGGGTACTTTATTTGGTGGATGGAAGCCCAAATCTGAGTTGCCCAAGCTTGTGGAGATGTACTTAAATAAG GATATTCAGATCGATGAACTGATCACAAATAACTTCTCATTTGATGATATAAACGAAGCATTCAACTTGATGAAAGAAGGCAAATGTTTGCGTTGTGTTATCCACATCagctaa
- the LOC116260545 gene encoding DEAD-box ATP-dependent RNA helicase 47A, with the protein MLAFRSTRLCIFIGYSSHSKSSLLYRVARFHANHGFKCQNYGDAGALTLSSVGCGYEVETGNKKYRGPDSLDLPVSLPSSKSRLSKKEVKKKSIEHSLEIEAAPFAAKTFADLGLSPLLIDKLDKGQMAKPTDIQSMAIPTVLKGHDVVIQSYTGSGKTLAYLLPIIDLVGTLKGGNDRFESKNKSCIEAVIVAPSRELGMQIVREAEKLLGPENKRIVQQLVGGANRSRQEEALRKNKPLIVVGTPGRIAEISIAGKLHTHDCRFLVLDEVDQLLSSNFREAMHRILEHVGKRKITSETSKDRQMVMVSATVPFPVLRAARIWCQAPLVVRANGITSLEKECASGIQTTGYTTQVKAVESLPPSLKHYYSVTKGQHKVDTLRRCIHALDAKAVICFMNNTRQLKDAVFKLEARGLKAAELHGDLGKLARSTILKDFKNGSLRVLVTNELSARGLDVPQCDLVVNLDLPTDGVHYAHRAGRSGRLGRKGTVVTVCEEPEVFVVKKLQRQLGVDIVACEFNEGQLVESKHD; encoded by the coding sequence ATGCTTGCTTTTCGCAGCACCCGTTTGTGCATCTTCATTGGATATTCTTCACATTCAAAAAGCTCATTGCTGTATAGAGTAGCTAGATTTCATGCCAATCATGGATTTAAATGCCAAAACTATGGAGACGCTGGTGCACTAACTCTCTCAAGCGTTGGTTGTGGGTATGAAGTTGAGACGGGGAATAAGAAATACAGGGGCCCTGATTCTCTTGATTTGCCAGTGTCACTTCCTTCTAGCAAATCAAGGCTGTCAAAGAAGGAGGTAAAGAAGAAATCCATTGAGCATTCCCTTGAGATAGAAGCTGCTCCTTTTGCAGCAAAAACTTTTGCCGATCTGGGCCTGTCACCTCTTTTAATCGATAAGCTGGACAAAGGGCAAATGGCCAAACCCACTGATATACAGTCCATGGCTATTCCCACCGTTCTCAAGGGTCATGATGTGGTTATTCAGTCTTATACTGGTTCAGGAAAAACTCTGGCTTACCTCCTGCCAATAATTGACCTTGTTGGCACTCTGAAAGGAGGAAATGACAGGTTCGAGTCCAAGAATAAATCATGCATTGAAGCTGTTATTGTTGCTCCTTCGAGAGAGCTTGGCATGCAGATTGTAAGAGAAGCCGAGAAGTTACTGGGACCTGAGAACAAGAGAATAGTGCAGCAGCTTGTGGGTGGAGCTAATAGATCTAGGCAGGAAGAAGCTTTGAGAAAGAACAAACCACTTATTGTTGTTGGAACTCCTGGACGGATAGCTGAGATTAGCATTGCAGGTAAACTGCATACACATGACTGTCGTTTCCTTGTCCTGGATGAAGTGGATCAGCTTTTGTCTTCCAACTTCCGGGAGGCCATGCACCGTATTTTGGAGCATGTTGGTAAGAGGAAAATCACCAGTGAAACAAGCAAAGATCGACAGATGGTGATGGTGTCAGCTACAGTTCCATTTCCTGTTCTACGAGCTGCAAGAATCTGGTGTCAGGCTCCACTTGTGGTTCGTGCTAATGGCATAACATCTCTGGAGAAAGAGTGCGCATCTGGTATCCAGACCACGGGCTACACTACCCAAGTAAAGGCAGTGGAGAGCCTGCCTCCTTCATTGAAGCATTATTACTCCGTGACAAAGGGTCAGCACAAGGTGGACACCTTGAGGAGATGCATCCACGCACTAGATGCAAAAGCTGTCATCTGCTTCATGAATAACACAAGGCAGTTGAAGGATGCTGTCTTCAAGCTTGAGGCCCGCGGCCTGAAGGCAGCTGAATTACATGGTGATCTGGGGAAGCTTGCAAGGTCTACAATActgaaagattttaaaaatggCAGCCTGCGAGTTTTGGTGACAAATGAGTTGTCTGCAAGAGGATTGGACGTGCCTCAATGTGACTTGGTGGTTAATTTGGATTTACCGACAGATGGTGTTCATTATGCACATCGGGCTGGACGGAGTGGGCGTCTTGGTCGGAAAGGCACTGTGGTGACTGTATGCGAGGAGCCAGAGG